The Ruania halotolerans genome contains the following window.
GGAAGCAGATGACTACTGTGATCGTCAGCTCGCGCAGTTCGAGATCGATCTCAACTCGATTGCCGGTCAGGTTGCTGCCGGCCGCGCTCGGCTGATGGAGCGTGCGCGGACGCGGGCGTCGAACACCCACGCAGACGGAGGTGAGAAGGAGTGAAGCCGTACCAGATCTCCACCCACGATCTCGGCCGCCGGGCCGGGTCCATGCGCACCCTCGCCCTCGACGTGCCGGTCGCCGACCCGATGGGCACCGAGGTGATCGCCGTTCCGGCCGGGGAAGAGGTCGCACTCGATCTGCGCCTGGAGGCCGTGATGGACGGCGTTCTCGTGACCGGAACCGCGCAGACGAGGGCTGCTGGGGAGTGCGTGCGGTGCCTGGCTCCGCTCAGCCTCGACCTGGATGTGGACATCACCGAGATGTTCGCCTACCCGGGAACACAGGAACCCAGTAAAGGCGGCGGTGACGAGCACGACGAGGACGAGGAACTCCTGCCTGAACTCGAAGGCGAGATCCTGGACCTCGAGGCGACGGTGACGGACGCCGTCGTGCTCGCACTCCCGTTCCGGCCACTGTGCCGCGCCGACTGCCCCGGGCTCTGCCCCACCTGCGGGGTGCGCCTGGCCGACGCCGAACCTGACCATGCACATGAACAGATCGACCCGCGTTGGTCTGCACTCGCGGCACTGGCTGGTGCGGAGATCCCCACCGAGGCCGACGATGATTCCGAAGGCGCAGGAGAGTCGCCGCAGTGAAGGCACCGTCCGTCGACGAGCTGATCGAGGCGCTGGGGATCGAGGTGGACCCGGAGCTGCTGGTCCTCTCCCTCACCCACCGGTCGTT
Protein-coding sequences here:
- a CDS encoding YceD family protein, with the protein product MKPYQISTHDLGRRAGSMRTLALDVPVADPMGTEVIAVPAGEEVALDLRLEAVMDGVLVTGTAQTRAAGECVRCLAPLSLDLDVDITEMFAYPGTQEPSKGGGDEHDEDEELLPELEGEILDLEATVTDAVVLALPFRPLCRADCPGLCPTCGVRLADAEPDHAHEQIDPRWSALAALAGAEIPTEADDDSEGAGESPQ